In the Psychromicrobium lacuslunae genome, AGCCGCTGAAGCCTTCGCAGCACGTTCCTGTTCGCTCAATTCCTCAACCTCAGGTTCGGGCTGATTCTGCTGACGGTTACGACTTCGCTTCTTCTCACCGCGTGAGGGCCGCTGCTGTTCGTTTCGAGGCTGATGCTGTTCTGCCGCAGCGCTATGTACCGAACGGTGCTCCACGGGTTCGGCGTGGGTGACCACTCCCCGACCCGCACAGACCTCGCACTGCTCGCCAAAAACCTCAAGCAAACCAGTACCCATTCGCTTACGGGTCATCTGCACCAGGCCGAGTGAAGTGACCTCAGCGACCTGGTGTTTGGTCCGGTCGCGTCCCAAACACTCCACCAGCCGACGCAACACCAGGTCTCGGTTGGATTCCAACACCATATCGATGAAGTCAATAACGATAATGCCGCCAATGTCCCGCAGTCGCAATTGCCGGACAACTTCTTCGGCTGCCTCCAGGTTGTTCTTGGTGACAGTTTCTTCTAGATTGCCGCCGGAGCCGGTGAATTTTCCGGTGTTCACATCGACCACTGTCATTGCTTCGGTGCGGTCGATCACTAATGAGCCTCCGGAGGGCAGGAACACCTTGCGTTCCAGCGCCTTCGAGATCTGCTCGTCAATCCGGTAGGAGGCAAAAATGTCCTCTGAGCTGTCCCACTTTTCCAGCCGGTCAAGCAGGTCCGGTGCCACGTAGGTGACATAGGCTTCGACGGTGTCCCACGCTTGCTCACCCGAGATGATCAGCTTGCTGAAGTCCTCGTTGAACACATCGCGAACCACTTTAATTGTCAGATCCGGCTCACCATAGAGCATTTCAGGGGCCAGGGTCTTGCTTGAGCTCGCGCGGGACTCAATGTTCTCCCACTGCGCGCGCAGACGATTGATATCGTGAGTGAGTTCTTCTTCGCTGGCACCTTCTGCAGCGGTGCGGACAATAACGCCAGCGTTCTCAGGCAGGTTGTCCTTCAAGATTCGCTTCAACCGGTTGCGCTCGACGTCGGGGAGTTTACGCGAAATCCCGGTCATCGAACCACCCGGGACGTAGACCAAGTATCGGCCGGGCAAGGAGATCTGTGAGGTTAGTCGGGCACCTTTGTGTCCAACCGGGTCCTTGGTCACCTGCACCAGAACCGAATCGCCGCTCTTCAAAGCGTGCTCAATCCGTCGTGGCTGGCCGTCTAGATTGGCTGCCTCCCAGTCCACCTCGCCGGCGTACAGCACCGCGTTACGGCCCCTACCGATATCAACGAAAGCCGCTTCCATGCTGGGCAGCACGTTCTGCACCTTGCCCAAGTAGACATTGCCGATCAGCGAATCTTGCTGAGTTTTGGAGACAAAGTGCTCGGCCAGAATACCGTCCTCAAGAACGCCGATCTGGATACGCTCATCGCGCTGCCGCACCACCATCACTCGGTCGACCGATTCGCGCCGAGCCAGGAATTCTGCTTCGGTGATTACCTGACGGCGCCGACCGGTGTCCCGTGACTCGCGACGCCGCTGCTTCTTCGCTTCCAAACGAGTAGAGCCCCGCACCGAGGTGACCCGATTCGAACCCGCTTCGGAGGGCTGGCGAGGTGCCCGGACCCGAGTAATCGTGTTGGGCGGAT is a window encoding:
- a CDS encoding Rne/Rng family ribonuclease, whose product is MEIEENEVTPAVETAPEQPVVKRTRRKSAKKIEESTSTSGAEAAETQETPSAEVAAEEAPVKKTRRTTRSKKAAEATAEGSSTEPELIAEDSTASQTEAAPVKKRSTTKRATTRKKDVKVDDQASAEAAPEEQPSVETSSTVQGTANDSVTVQPTSTVAAGLFLEPASAPTSLLFHAPDLSLALPSREPAERGNNDEADQEQGSPEGAEEGGRRRRSRNRRNKGGNVDTEASESSTEDEAADSETTELGTSRRRRRRRRGDADLELTGGGEDDPPNTITRVRAPRQPSEAGSNRVTSVRGSTRLEAKKQRRRESRDTGRRRQVITEAEFLARRESVDRVMVVRQRDERIQIGVLEDGILAEHFVSKTQQDSLIGNVYLGKVQNVLPSMEAAFVDIGRGRNAVLYAGEVDWEAANLDGQPRRIEHALKSGDSVLVQVTKDPVGHKGARLTSQISLPGRYLVYVPGGSMTGISRKLPDVERNRLKRILKDNLPENAGVIVRTAAEGASEEELTHDINRLRAQWENIESRASSSKTLAPEMLYGEPDLTIKVVRDVFNEDFSKLIISGEQAWDTVEAYVTYVAPDLLDRLEKWDSSEDIFASYRIDEQISKALERKVFLPSGGSLVIDRTEAMTVVDVNTGKFTGSGGNLEETVTKNNLEAAEEVVRQLRLRDIGGIIVIDFIDMVLESNRDLVLRRLVECLGRDRTKHQVAEVTSLGLVQMTRKRMGTGLLEVFGEQCEVCAGRGVVTHAEPVEHRSVHSAAAEQHQPRNEQQRPSRGEKKRSRNRQQNQPEPEVEELSEQERAAKASAARTALANIAAAAQAAHHDLDQHVGDANAVPMAESTAADQEPAERSTSATSVQSVGEASEVVEVTETADANSPVLTFGAEQVVIPHRKSAENAEPQSSLSLESLTDVFDHLTPAAESNTARKPRSRRHRAAGRAQGAANSTEVQSIEGESTGAVVNSSPPRRTAQQDSAQQNAAQQKTEQNTDSAEPLILGVGVPAADL